The following are encoded together in the Natronincola ferrireducens genome:
- a CDS encoding DUF3866 family protein → MIGIKQGKVVEILDKKKERTKIVVSIDGKKEPAINYNLMTGEVDINDEVVLNTTAVDLSLGTGGYHFVICNINKFSNQLTGEGHIMKLRYTPLQLKVFSEEEQDHPNHDLFNRFKSLNQLPVIVGTLHSMLSPIAATLKYLQPHIKVSYIMTDAAALPIYFSDTVYHLKKKRLIDATVTIGNAFGGDIETVNIYNGLIAAKEIVNSDIIIITMGPGIVGTGTTYGFTGIEQGNILDSVNDLEGFPIAVPRISFQDKRQRHYGISHHSLTVFSKITKTKCNVILPQLSADKRKYVYKQMENLKILEKHNIIEEDGAVLSNALEHFDLSVKTMGRSFSQDPAFFLTCSAAAKYALKFSSKFF, encoded by the coding sequence ATGATAGGGATAAAACAGGGGAAGGTAGTAGAAATTTTAGATAAAAAAAAAGAAAGGACAAAGATTGTTGTCTCGATAGATGGTAAAAAAGAGCCAGCAATAAACTATAATTTGATGACAGGGGAAGTTGATATAAACGATGAGGTGGTACTAAATACAACTGCTGTTGACTTAAGTTTAGGGACAGGGGGCTATCATTTTGTTATTTGCAACATAAATAAATTTTCAAACCAGCTAACTGGAGAGGGTCACATTATGAAGCTACGGTATACCCCTCTACAATTAAAGGTTTTTTCAGAAGAAGAGCAGGACCATCCTAATCATGATTTATTCAATAGATTTAAATCTTTAAATCAATTACCTGTTATTGTAGGAACACTCCATAGTATGCTATCCCCCATTGCAGCTACTTTGAAGTATTTACAGCCCCATATAAAGGTTAGTTATATTATGACAGATGCAGCAGCTCTACCCATATATTTCAGTGATACTGTGTATCACTTAAAGAAAAAGAGGCTAATAGATGCTACTGTTACGATAGGTAATGCGTTTGGTGGAGATATAGAGACGGTTAATATCTATAATGGATTGATTGCAGCCAAGGAGATAGTAAATAGCGATATTATTATTATTACTATGGGTCCTGGAATTGTAGGAACTGGAACAACCTATGGATTTACAGGTATTGAGCAGGGTAACATATTAGATTCGGTAAACGATTTAGAAGGGTTTCCTATTGCTGTTCCTAGAATAAGCTTTCAAGATAAACGGCAACGTCATTATGGAATAAGTCATCACAGCTTAACTGTTTTTAGTAAAATTACTAAAACAAAGTGTAATGTTATTCTCCCACAATTATCTGCTGATAAAAGGAAGTATGTCTATAAGCAAATGGAAAACTTGAAAATTTTAGAGAAACATAATATTATTGAAGAAGATGGTGCTGTACTATCTAATGCTCTAGAGCATTTTGATTTATCTGTTAAAACCATGGGAAGAAGTTTTTCTCAGGATCCTGCTTTCTTTTTAACCTGTAGTGCTGCTGCAAAATATGCTTTAAAGTTTAGTAGCAAATTTTTTTAA
- a CDS encoding D-alanyl-D-alanine carboxypeptidase family protein — protein sequence MRKNIIKVICILFVITMVFSNYAVVTYAQPFDINGKAAILMDVSTGTVLYEKNIHEPLPPASVTKIMTMLLVMEGLESNKITLEDKVVVSERASSMGGTQIYLEPGEVQTVENLMKGIAIRSANDACVAIAEHIAGTDELFIEKMNARAKELGMENTNFVNTNGLPAEGHVTSAYDVALMSRELLKHKEVHRWLTTWMDTVDVGRRTTSTQELVNTNRLIRTYKGSTGIKTGSTSEAKYCLSASATRGATSLIAVILAAPTSPIRFSETTKLLDYGFANFNTVKIVEKDGILGSIPVEKGRVQEVKVVGQDDLKVLVKKGEEGSVKKEVILPQSVKAPIIKGEKIGEVIVTLEGKEIGKVDITSSETVERASVLNMLSRMFQRMMGH from the coding sequence ATGAGAAAAAACATTATTAAAGTTATTTGTATACTATTTGTAATTACTATGGTTTTTAGCAACTATGCAGTTGTAACCTACGCTCAGCCCTTCGATATAAATGGTAAAGCAGCTATTCTAATGGATGTATCAACAGGTACAGTTCTTTATGAAAAGAATATCCATGAACCATTACCACCAGCCAGTGTAACAAAGATTATGACAATGCTCTTAGTAATGGAGGGTTTAGAAAGTAATAAAATTACCTTAGAAGATAAAGTAGTGGTTAGTGAAAGGGCTTCCTCTATGGGAGGTACACAAATTTACTTAGAACCAGGTGAGGTTCAAACAGTAGAGAATTTGATGAAGGGGATAGCAATAAGATCTGCAAATGATGCATGTGTTGCTATAGCTGAACATATTGCTGGAACTGACGAGCTATTTATTGAAAAGATGAATGCTAGGGCTAAGGAACTAGGTATGGAAAATACTAACTTTGTTAATACAAATGGACTTCCAGCAGAAGGACATGTTACATCAGCCTATGACGTTGCTTTAATGTCTCGAGAACTATTAAAGCATAAAGAAGTGCATCGATGGTTAACGACTTGGATGGATACGGTGGATGTAGGCAGACGAACTACTTCTACGCAGGAATTGGTTAATACAAATCGATTAATTAGAACATATAAAGGTAGTACAGGAATAAAAACTGGATCTACCTCTGAGGCTAAATATTGTTTGTCAGCTTCAGCAACTAGAGGAGCAACAAGTTTAATTGCCGTTATACTAGCAGCCCCTACTTCTCCAATTCGATTTAGTGAAACAACAAAGCTACTGGATTATGGTTTTGCAAACTTTAACACAGTAAAGATTGTAGAAAAAGATGGGATTTTGGGAAGTATACCAGTTGAAAAGGGAAGAGTTCAGGAAGTAAAGGTTGTAGGTCAGGATGATTTAAAGGTACTGGTGAAAAAAGGGGAAGAAGGATCTGTAAAAAAGGAAGTTATTTTACCTCAATCTGTGAAAGCACCAATAATTAAAGGAGAAAAAATAGGAGAAGTTATTGTTACATTAGAGGGTAAAGAAATAGGAAAAGTAGATATTACAAGTTCAGAAACAGTGGAACGGGCATCAGTGTTAAATATGTTGAGTAGAATGTTTCAAAGAATGATGGGTCATTAG
- a CDS encoding site-2 protease family protein, which yields MVFNLDLTTILLTLPGILLALTVHEFSHAYSAYLLGDPTAKHYGRLTLNPMSHIDIVGFLMLIFFRFGWAKPVPINPNNFVNRKAGYFIVSIAGPISNIILAVFLTLGLGLAIKFELSVFIYDLLYFAIFINLVLAVFNLFPIPPLDGSKLLLTILPSRFEYKYYELQKYSYVLLFLLVYFRIINKMLFPIVTYMLNMLMGLVIYII from the coding sequence ATGGTGTTTAATCTAGATTTAACTACAATTTTACTAACCTTACCAGGAATATTATTGGCACTAACAGTCCATGAATTTTCTCATGCATATAGTGCCTATCTATTAGGAGATCCTACAGCTAAGCATTATGGGAGATTGACCTTGAATCCAATGTCTCATATTGATATTGTAGGCTTTCTAATGCTTATATTTTTTAGATTTGGATGGGCTAAACCAGTTCCTATTAATCCCAATAATTTTGTTAATAGAAAGGCTGGATATTTCATTGTATCTATTGCTGGTCCTATCTCTAATATTATATTGGCAGTATTCTTAACACTAGGACTAGGGTTAGCCATAAAGTTTGAATTAAGTGTATTTATCTATGATTTGTTGTATTTTGCTATATTTATTAACTTAGTATTGGCGGTATTTAATTTATTTCCTATACCTCCTTTAGATGGATCAAAACTACTTTTAACTATCTTACCTAGTCGTTTTGAATATAAATATTATGAACTACAGAAGTATTCTTATGTTCTATTATTTTTATTAGTTTACTTCCGTATTATTAATAAGATGTTATTTCCTATAGTAACTTATATGCTTAATATGTTAATGGGTTTAGTTATTTATATAATTTAG
- the spoIIM gene encoding stage II sporulation protein M, translated as MFNRGMDFLKKHIKDNLIIYSIIVLVFLIGLSVGAFTVKIVDKHQKQELFYYLRDFFQLFHTDELSNSSILKQSFINNIQLLIFSWFLGVLVITAPLVLFIIGFKGFVIGFTVGLLIEEFKFLGVLIFIFGVFPQNLVIIPVFIIASVISLSFAISFLRVKLQKIKDTTFSKRLIFYTSLYSSLLILIMVACFIEGYIAPVFIRLITRNII; from the coding sequence GTGTTTAATAGGGGTATGGATTTTTTGAAGAAGCATATAAAAGATAATTTGATAATCTACTCTATAATTGTACTAGTATTTTTAATAGGTCTTTCTGTTGGAGCATTTACTGTAAAAATAGTAGACAAACATCAAAAACAAGAACTTTTTTATTATTTAAGGGATTTTTTTCAGTTGTTTCATACAGATGAGCTTAGTAATAGTAGTATTTTAAAGCAATCTTTTATAAATAACATTCAATTGCTAATATTTAGCTGGTTTTTAGGGGTTTTAGTAATTACAGCTCCTCTTGTATTATTTATTATTGGTTTTAAAGGATTTGTTATAGGATTTACTGTTGGATTATTAATTGAAGAGTTTAAATTTTTAGGTGTTTTGATATTTATATTTGGTGTATTTCCTCAAAATTTAGTTATTATTCCTGTGTTTATTATAGCTTCTGTTATTTCTTTATCCTTTGCTATTAGTTTTTTAAGGGTAAAGCTACAAAAAATAAAGGATACTACCTTTTCTAAAAGACTCATATTTTATACTAGCTTATACAGTAGTCTATTAATTCTTATTATGGTGGCATGTTTTATAGAGGGTTACATTGCACCTGTGTTTATACGTTTAATTACTAGGAACATTATTTAG
- a CDS encoding DUF2953 domain-containing protein: MLYYLLIGFVTFLTLFIGILFVNIKIDLGMMRKGENDEINIRISALKELIKYETTIPFVDFFDGGRSIIRARIYKKAKIARTEASLSGEEGQNEGLNFDEIKAGIDLIKYFYRRYWKVYQYINRKIIIHQIQWCTEIGLEDAAVTAIASGFLWAIKSNIIVFLKTGFTLKDIQINVIPCYASEKLTTTFHCIVTLKIGYIINAGIKMLLIKLKGGGKFERASN; encoded by the coding sequence ATGCTATATTACTTATTAATAGGCTTTGTTACTTTTTTAACACTATTCATAGGGATTCTCTTTGTCAATATAAAGATTGACTTGGGCATGATGAGAAAAGGGGAGAATGACGAAATTAATATTAGAATATCTGCGTTAAAAGAATTGATAAAATATGAAACAACTATTCCTTTTGTAGATTTTTTTGATGGTGGACGTTCTATTATAAGGGCAAGGATTTATAAAAAAGCTAAAATAGCTAGGACAGAGGCATCTCTTAGTGGAGAGGAAGGACAAAATGAGGGATTGAATTTTGATGAAATTAAAGCTGGGATAGATTTAATAAAATATTTTTATAGAAGATATTGGAAAGTTTACCAATATATTAATAGAAAAATTATCATTCATCAAATTCAGTGGTGTACTGAAATAGGATTAGAAGATGCGGCAGTTACAGCTATTGCAAGTGGATTCTTGTGGGCAATTAAGTCTAATATTATTGTTTTTTTGAAGACTGGATTTACACTCAAGGATATCCAAATTAATGTTATTCCTTGTTATGCTTCTGAAAAGCTTACAACAACTTTTCATTGTATAGTCACCTTGAAAATAGGATATATTATAAATGCGGGTATAAAAATGCTTTTAATAAAACTTAAGGGTGGTGGAAAATTTGAGCGAGCATCCAATTGA
- the scpB gene encoding SMC-Scp complex subunit ScpB, with amino-acid sequence MDKEEMKSIIEAILFVWSEPISSKELSRALSIDSNEVKAVLKDMMNDFNFHKRGIQIIEMNDYYQLSTRPEHYNYIKNLVEPKQNKGLTQAAMETLAIIAYKQPITKVDIEEVRGVKCDKAISTLQEKNLIEEQGRLERIGRPIVYGTTLNFLKTFGLKSLEELPDISEFKLLTQEQQEEEVRDIFTK; translated from the coding sequence ATGGATAAAGAGGAAATGAAATCAATTATAGAAGCAATATTGTTTGTATGGTCGGAGCCAATATCGTCTAAGGAATTAAGCCGAGCTTTATCAATAGATAGTAATGAAGTAAAAGCTGTTTTAAAAGATATGATGAATGACTTTAATTTTCATAAGAGAGGTATACAAATTATTGAAATGAATGATTATTACCAACTGTCAACAAGACCTGAACATTATAACTATATTAAAAACCTCGTAGAGCCTAAGCAAAACAAAGGTCTAACACAAGCTGCAATGGAAACATTGGCAATTATAGCTTATAAACAGCCTATTACTAAAGTAGACATTGAAGAGGTTCGAGGGGTTAAGTGCGATAAGGCAATTAGTACCCTACAAGAAAAGAATTTAATAGAAGAGCAGGGGAGATTAGAGAGAATAGGTCGACCTATCGTCTACGGTACTACTTTAAATTTTTTAAAAACATTTGGATTGAAATCCCTTGAGGAGCTCCCAGATATAAGTGAATTTAAATTACTAACGCAGGAGCAGCAGGAGGAGGAAGTAAGAGACATTTTCACTAAATAA
- a CDS encoding NUDIX hydrolase produces MPFEEKTLKSERIYEGKIINLRVDTVELPHKKYSKREIVEHSGAVGILAITEEKNIVLVRQFRKPVEEILLEIPAGKIEANETSEVCALRELKEETGFETDNIRKLLDFYTTPGFSNEIMHIFLAQNLSKGIATPDEDEYIEIVHIPLEEAVKKIINGEIKDSKTIIAILTYKNLLGIE; encoded by the coding sequence ATGCCATTTGAAGAAAAAACATTGAAATCTGAACGTATATACGAAGGGAAAATTATTAATTTAAGGGTAGATACCGTAGAGTTACCTCATAAAAAATATTCTAAACGAGAAATAGTAGAGCACTCTGGAGCTGTAGGGATTTTAGCTATAACAGAAGAAAAAAATATTGTTTTAGTAAGGCAATTTAGAAAACCTGTTGAAGAAATACTTTTAGAAATTCCTGCTGGTAAAATCGAGGCCAACGAAACATCTGAAGTATGTGCTCTAAGGGAGCTTAAAGAAGAAACGGGTTTTGAAACCGATAATATTAGAAAATTATTGGATTTTTACACTACACCTGGTTTTTCTAATGAAATAATGCATATTTTTTTAGCACAAAATTTATCTAAAGGAATAGCAACACCCGATGAAGATGAGTATATTGAGATTGTACATATCCCTCTAGAAGAAGCAGTGAAAAAAATAATCAATGGAGAAATAAAGGATAGTAAAACAATCATAGCAATTTTAACTTATAAAAATTTGCTAGGTATAGAGTAA
- a CDS encoding segregation and condensation protein A, translating to MGYTIKIEAFEGPFDLLFHLIEKNKIDLYDIPVNEITEQYLYYLYEMEKLDLDIASEFLVMAATLIEIKSKILLPNEVLEDEEVEEDIDPRSQLVKRLLEYKKYKAVAEELRKREVYYNKLFFKQREEILIESSKYDTVFENLEVKDLINVFNKMLFNKSNQRNEALSHIRQINREPVTIEDKLNSIMKKLEIDKRICFTSIFTSLTDKIEIVVTFLALLELMKMKKVKVIQEKCFDGITIEGIN from the coding sequence ATGGGCTATACAATAAAAATAGAAGCTTTTGAAGGTCCCTTTGACCTATTATTCCATCTTATAGAAAAAAACAAAATTGATCTTTATGATATACCTGTTAATGAAATTACGGAACAATATCTTTATTATCTTTATGAAATGGAAAAATTAGATTTAGATATTGCCAGTGAGTTTTTGGTAATGGCAGCTACATTAATAGAGATCAAATCTAAAATTCTCTTGCCTAATGAAGTCTTAGAGGATGAAGAAGTTGAAGAAGACATTGACCCTAGGAGTCAATTGGTGAAACGATTACTAGAATACAAAAAATATAAAGCTGTGGCAGAAGAATTGAGGAAGAGAGAAGTTTACTATAACAAATTATTCTTTAAACAGAGGGAAGAAATCCTTATAGAATCCTCTAAATATGATACAGTTTTTGAAAATTTAGAGGTTAAGGACTTAATAAATGTTTTTAACAAGATGCTTTTTAATAAGAGTAATCAAAGGAATGAAGCCTTGTCTCATATAAGACAAATAAATAGAGAGCCAGTAACAATAGAAGATAAGTTAAATAGTATTATGAAAAAACTAGAAATAGATAAAAGAATCTGCTTTACTAGTATTTTTACATCGTTAACAGATAAAATAGAGATTGTTGTCACATTTTTAGCCTTATTAGAATTGATGAAAATGAAGAAAGTAAAGGTTATACAAGAAAAATGTTTTGACGGTATAACAATAGAAGGAATAAATTAG
- a CDS encoding CBS domain-containing protein, with product MKVIISHENLDFDGIASMVACSKIYPEAIMVFSGKVSNDVKKFYSLYKNILPIKQASTIAIDDIEELIIVDTNSLKRIGKFKAFKKDSSSIVIYDHHMESSHDTIKDAKKIIKPYGACTSILIEEIKRKNITITSFEATLFALGIYADTNCLTLPHTKPQDAEAVAYLLTKNADLAIVNEYMEGSFGKDYNQLFLSLLLNMETIEINHYKVIVSLYKSDLYIGELGYIASKMLGLQNCDAVFLIVEMENRCYIIGRSSKEEINIPHILQEFKGGGHAGAASATIKHGDLQNIKEVVLENLHRKIKPQITAKDIMNYPVKTVKENMTVEEVNKIMLRYGHTGMPVIKDNHIIGIISRTDIDKAMIHSLSHAPVKGFMTRDVKTIESNTSLAEINDLLVKNNIGRLPVVEGKKIIGIVTRTDLLRMLHGQSHPYWYKENFQETTEETVNCKEKIKQLPKDIYYLLKTAGEVGDYLDKKVFVVGGFVRDLLLGKENLDIDLVIEGDGLLFANELHSRLGGNLIEHKEFGTACIELENGNTLDVVTSRREYYEYPAALPVVERSSIWNDLFRRDFTINCMAIQVNKDSFGRLIDYFGGLEDMRHKKIRVLYNLSFIEDPTRILRALRFASRLGFRIEDETNNFIEEAIKDGMIGKVSVDRIREEILLLLDDRYLDKNILSLLNHYNIFQALHPQLIVTDIKINKVKDIQKSIEVFSTFYKEKVNKKLIVIMELLDDLPIDEIFQVINKFVPHKSSILNIQATLEEKEHTYKILDTEDLDRYTLYNTLHKHSMEGLIFYYNNCTNGYIRHYITYYMVNLRNIKASISGKDLVDLNIKPGPTYKIIFDAILKAKVLGEIYDRRDEINYAYRLYEEIKGGRDGV from the coding sequence ATGAAGGTAATTATCAGTCATGAGAATTTGGATTTTGATGGAATTGCCAGTATGGTGGCTTGCTCAAAAATTTATCCAGAAGCTATTATGGTTTTTTCTGGAAAGGTAAGCAATGATGTGAAAAAATTTTATAGTCTTTATAAAAACATACTACCTATAAAACAGGCTAGCACTATCGCTATTGATGATATCGAGGAATTAATCATTGTTGATACTAATTCCCTTAAAAGAATAGGAAAGTTTAAGGCGTTTAAAAAAGACAGTAGTTCTATTGTTATTTATGATCATCATATGGAATCATCCCATGATACTATCAAGGATGCTAAAAAAATAATAAAACCTTATGGAGCTTGCACTAGTATTTTAATAGAAGAAATTAAGAGAAAAAATATTACTATTACATCTTTTGAGGCCACTTTATTTGCTTTAGGTATTTATGCTGATACAAACTGCTTAACGCTACCCCATACAAAGCCTCAGGATGCAGAGGCAGTAGCTTATCTTTTAACAAAGAATGCAGATCTAGCAATCGTCAATGAATATATGGAAGGCTCCTTTGGTAAGGATTACAATCAGTTGTTTTTATCTCTTTTGTTAAACATGGAAACTATAGAAATTAATCACTATAAAGTGATTGTTTCCCTTTATAAAAGCGACCTATACATTGGGGAATTAGGCTACATAGCTAGCAAAATGCTTGGGCTCCAAAATTGTGATGCAGTATTCCTCATTGTAGAAATGGAAAACCGCTGTTATATTATAGGTAGAAGTTCAAAGGAAGAGATTAATATACCTCATATTTTACAAGAATTTAAGGGAGGTGGCCATGCTGGAGCTGCTTCAGCTACTATAAAGCATGGTGACTTGCAAAACATAAAAGAAGTAGTGTTAGAGAATTTACATAGAAAAATCAAGCCCCAGATAACCGCTAAGGATATAATGAATTATCCTGTTAAAACAGTTAAAGAGAATATGACAGTAGAAGAAGTTAATAAGATTATGCTGAGGTATGGACATACAGGAATGCCCGTCATAAAAGACAATCATATCATTGGTATTATATCTAGAACAGATATAGACAAAGCTATGATACATAGTCTTAGTCATGCTCCTGTTAAAGGTTTTATGACAAGGGATGTTAAAACTATTGAGTCTAACACATCCTTAGCTGAAATTAATGATTTGTTAGTTAAAAATAATATTGGAAGATTGCCTGTAGTAGAAGGTAAAAAAATCATTGGTATTGTAACTAGAACGGATTTGTTAAGAATGCTTCATGGACAAAGTCATCCCTATTGGTACAAGGAAAATTTTCAAGAGACAACGGAAGAAACGGTAAATTGCAAGGAAAAGATTAAACAGCTACCTAAGGATATCTATTATCTTCTGAAGACTGCAGGAGAGGTGGGAGATTATTTAGATAAAAAGGTTTTTGTAGTAGGTGGATTTGTTAGGGATTTATTATTAGGAAAAGAAAATTTAGATATAGATTTAGTCATAGAGGGGGATGGACTTCTATTTGCCAATGAATTACATAGTAGGTTAGGTGGAAATTTAATAGAGCATAAGGAGTTTGGAACAGCTTGTATTGAACTTGAAAATGGTAATACATTAGATGTTGTAACTTCACGAAGGGAGTATTATGAATATCCTGCTGCATTACCAGTTGTGGAGCGAAGTTCAATATGGAATGATCTTTTTCGAAGGGATTTCACCATAAACTGTATGGCTATTCAAGTTAATAAAGATAGCTTTGGAAGACTGATTGATTATTTTGGTGGTTTGGAGGATATGAGACATAAGAAAATTAGAGTATTGTATAATCTAAGCTTTATTGAAGACCCTACTAGAATTTTAAGGGCACTCCGCTTCGCCTCCAGGTTAGGCTTTAGGATCGAAGATGAAACTAATAATTTTATAGAGGAAGCTATCAAGGATGGTATGATAGGTAAAGTAAGTGTTGATAGAATTCGAGAAGAGATTCTCTTGCTCCTAGATGATAGATATTTAGATAAAAATATATTATCTCTTCTTAATCATTACAATATTTTTCAGGCCCTGCACCCCCAGCTTATAGTTACCGATATAAAGATAAATAAAGTAAAGGACATTCAAAAATCTATTGAAGTTTTTAGCACCTTCTACAAAGAAAAAGTAAATAAGAAGCTTATTGTTATCATGGAGTTGTTAGATGATTTACCTATTGATGAAATTTTCCAGGTAATCAATAAATTTGTTCCCCATAAATCATCAATCTTAAATATACAAGCTACATTGGAGGAAAAAGAGCATACTTATAAAATCCTTGATACAGAAGACTTAGACAGGTATACACTCTATAATACATTACATAAACATAGTATGGAGGGGTTGATATTTTACTATAACAATTGTACTAATGGATATATAAGACATTATATTACGTACTATATGGTGAACCTAAGAAATATAAAAGCCAGCATATCGGGAAAGGATTTGGTGGATTTAAATATAAAGCCAGGACCAACCTATAAAATAATTTTTGACGCTATACTTAAAGCTAAGGTTCTTGGGGAAATATATGATAGAAGAGATGAAATAAACTATGCCTATAGACTATATGAGGAAATCAAGGGGGGGAGAGATGGTGTTTAA
- the xerD gene encoding site-specific tyrosine recombinase XerD translates to MEQLILKYTDYLTTEKELSTNTLESYLRDVKQYLDYLNKNEVNDISYTTKATIITYLVYLQDKGRAVSTISRSIASIRCFYQYLVQSKMVPKDPTLNIESPKTKKKLPSILSLEEVDVLLNQPEAWTSKGMRDKAMLELLYATGIRVSELISLTINDVNLSLGFVKCSSSNRERTIPIGTLALKALLDYLNKARGSFVKTDNQDLLFLNMQGGGLTRQGFWKIIKAYTKQANIEKTITPHTLRHSFATHLVQNGADLKSVQEMLGHSDISTTQIYANITKNKIKDVYNKTHPRA, encoded by the coding sequence ATGGAACAACTTATTTTGAAGTACACCGACTATTTAACAACTGAAAAAGAATTATCCACTAATACTTTAGAGTCTTATCTAAGGGATGTAAAGCAGTACCTAGATTATTTAAATAAAAATGAAGTTAATGATATTTCTTATACAACTAAAGCTACAATTATTACATATTTAGTTTATTTACAGGATAAGGGGAGAGCAGTATCAACAATATCTAGGAGTATTGCTTCAATTCGATGTTTTTATCAATATTTAGTGCAGAGTAAGATGGTTCCAAAGGACCCTACATTAAACATAGAATCTCCAAAGACAAAAAAGAAATTACCAAGTATTTTGTCCCTAGAAGAGGTAGATGTTTTATTAAATCAACCTGAGGCTTGGACAAGTAAAGGTATGCGGGATAAGGCTATGCTTGAGCTTTTGTACGCCACTGGTATTAGGGTGTCGGAATTGATCTCTCTAACAATTAATGATGTCAATTTAAGCTTGGGCTTTGTCAAATGTTCATCCTCTAATAGAGAAAGAACTATACCTATAGGAACTCTAGCTCTAAAAGCATTGTTAGATTACTTAAATAAAGCTAGAGGCTCTTTTGTCAAAACTGATAATCAAGATTTACTTTTTTTAAATATGCAGGGTGGTGGTTTAACCCGGCAAGGATTTTGGAAAATTATTAAAGCTTACACAAAGCAGGCCAATATAGAAAAGACTATTACCCCCCATACATTAAGACATTCCTTTGCTACCCACCTAGTACAAAATGGTGCAGATTTAAAGTCTGTTCAAGAGATGCTAGGACATTCAGATATATCTACTACACAAATATATGCAAACATTACAAAAAACAAAATCAAGGATGTCTATAATAAAACTCATCCAAGGGCCTAG
- a CDS encoding phosphopentomutase: protein MINRVVIFVIDSVGVGALPDAGDFGDVGANTLGNIVKKEGKINLSNLRRLGLGNIDDISGIEAIDYPLGAFGKSLEVSHGKDTTTGHWEIAGLHLTKPFNTYPNGFPKEVMEEFEKRIGKKTLGNKPASGTVIIEELGEEHMKTGYPIVYTSADSVFQIAAHEEIISLEELYEICKVAREIMMGDQAVARVIARPFIGEVGKFTRTSNRRDFSLNPSEETILDIAKNYGLDVIAVGKIEDIFNGQGITEAVHTKDNMAGIDETINYLQKNNKGIIFTNLVDFDSKYGHRRDAKGYKDALEEMDARIPELLENLREDDIIIITADHGNDPTFKGTDHTREYIPIIIYGDKVNSNVNLGTRKSFADIAATISDILGIPSTGKGESFKNQIIG from the coding sequence ATGATTAATCGTGTTGTTATATTTGTCATAGATAGTGTTGGTGTAGGAGCATTACCTGATGCCGGTGATTTTGGAGATGTTGGAGCAAATACTTTAGGCAATATTGTTAAAAAAGAAGGCAAAATAAATTTATCTAATTTAAGAAGACTGGGTCTGGGTAATATTGATGATATTTCCGGAATAGAAGCTATAGATTATCCTTTAGGGGCTTTTGGTAAATCCTTAGAGGTATCCCACGGCAAGGATACAACTACTGGCCATTGGGAAATAGCTGGATTACATCTTACAAAGCCCTTTAATACCTATCCTAATGGTTTTCCTAAGGAAGTAATGGAGGAGTTTGAGAAAAGAATTGGAAAAAAAACTTTAGGTAATAAACCAGCTTCAGGAACCGTTATTATTGAAGAGCTAGGGGAAGAGCATATGAAAACGGGGTATCCTATAGTATACACCTCAGCGGATAGTGTGTTTCAAATAGCTGCCCATGAAGAAATAATATCTCTTGAAGAGCTTTATGAAATTTGCAAAGTTGCTAGGGAGATCATGATGGGGGATCAAGCAGTAGCTAGAGTTATAGCTAGACCCTTCATAGGAGAAGTAGGCAAATTTACAAGAACCTCTAATAGGCGAGATTTTTCTCTTAATCCCTCTGAAGAAACAATTTTGGATATTGCTAAGAATTATGGGTTAGATGTCATAGCCGTTGGTAAGATTGAGGATATTTTTAATGGACAAGGGATTACAGAGGCCGTACATACAAAAGATAATATGGCAGGTATAGATGAAACAATAAATTATCTACAAAAAAACAACAAAGGTATTATTTTTACAAACCTAGTAGATTTTGATTCTAAGTATGGTCATAGAAGAGATGCCAAGGGTTATAAAGATGCATTAGAAGAAATGGATGCTAGAATTCCTGAACTATTAGAGAACTTAAGAGAAGATGATATTATTATTATTACGGCTGATCATGGTAATGACCCAACCTTTAAAGGTACGGATCATACTAGGGAATATATTCCTATCATTATTTATGGTGATAAAGTTAATAGCAATGTTAATTTAGGAACAAGGAAATCATTTGCTGATATTGCTGCTACAATTTCTGATATTTTAGGTATACCATCTACCGGTAAAGGAGAAAGCTTTAAAAATCAAATTATAGGATAG